From Medicago truncatula cultivar Jemalong A17 chromosome 7, MtrunA17r5.0-ANR, whole genome shotgun sequence, a single genomic window includes:
- the LOC11436374 gene encoding protein trichome birefringence-like 6 — translation MERQRSFSFKPTRLLLFTFTLFSSIFFLSSFTIWLTKSTTTPSPNTVSVNLQPLTVHSLTTHNFTLQKLPSLIDNRLSRSQNNVSGSKSEAIENNHVGAASSVNSTVMHGNRTKVEVSKSKVLIFKKVEVKKIVKECDLTKGYWVFDESYPIYARDSCPFIDEGFDCEGNGRLDRNFTKWRWQPKDCDLPRFNATKMLEFIRGKRLVFVGDSINRNQWESMLCMLLSAVKDPKRVYEARGRTITKERGNYCFRFLDYQCTVEYYVSHFLVHESKARVGQKRRPTLRIDAIDHGSSRWRGADILVFNTAHWWSHHKTKAGIYYYQEGTLVHPRLNVSTAFSKAMMTWASWVDKHINSKKTQVFFRSSAPSHFRGGNWNSGGHCTEATYPLNETLNTMYPEKNIIIEETVKQMKTPVTWLNITSLSEFRIDGHPSIYGRKTQSSRIQDCSHWCLPGVPDVWNELLFFHLQNRRG, via the exons atgGAGAGACAAAGAAGTTTCTCTTTCAAACCCACTAGACTTTTACTCTTTACATTCACACTCTTTTcttccatcttcttcctttcaTCTTTCACTATCTGGCTCACCAAATCCACTACTACACCTTCACCAAACACTGTCTCTGTAAATCTTCAACCTCTAACTGTTCATTCATTGACCACCCACAACTTCACTCTACAAAAACTTCCATCTTTAATAGATAACCGTCTTTCTAGAAGCCAAAATAATGTTTCAGGATCCAAATCTGAAGCTATAGAAAACAACCATGTTGGTGCTGCTTCAAGTGTTAATTCTACCGTAATGCATGGTAATAGAACAAAGGTTGAAGTGAGTAAGagtaaagttttgatttttaagaagGTTGAGGTGAAGAAGATAGTGAAAGAGTGTGATTTAACAAAAGGGTATTGGGTTTTTGATGAAAGTTATCCTATTTATGCTAGAGATTCCTGTCCTTTTATAGATGAAGGTTTTGATTGTGAAGGGAATGGAAGATTGGATAGAAACTTTACTAAGTGGAGATGGCAACCGAAAGATTGTGACCTTCCAAG GTTCAATGCAACAAAAATGTTGGAGTTTATAAGAGGAAAAAGGCTAGTTTTTGTGGGTGATTCCATTAATAGGAACCAATGGGAATCAATGTTGTGCATGTTATTGAGTGCTGTTAAAGATCCAAAGAGAGTGTATGAGGCACGTGGAAGGACAATTACCAAAGAGAGAGGGAACTATTGTTTCAGGTTTCTG GATTATCAATGTACAGTAGAATACTACGTGAGTCATTTCTTAGTTCATGAAAGCAAAGCAAGAGTAGGGCAGAAACGAAGACCAACTTTGCGAATTGATGCGATTGATCACGGTTCGTCAAGATGGAGAGGAGCTGATATTTTGGTTTTCAACACAGCACATTGGTGGTCACATCACAAAACCAAAGCTGG GATTTATTACTATCAAGAAGGAACTCTAGTTCATCCCCGGCTAAATGTTTCTACAGCTTTTTCGAAAGCTATGATGACTTGGGCTTCATGGGTGGACAAACACATAAATTCTAAGAAAACCCAAGTTTTCTTTCGAAGTTCGGCACCATCTCATTTCAG GGGAGGTAATTGGAATTCAGGAGGGCATTGTACAGAGGCCACTTATCCTCTTAATGAAACCTTAAATACCATGTATCCTGAGAAGAATATAATCATAGAAGAGACAGTAAAGCAGATGAAAACTCCCGTGACATGGTTGAATATAACTAGTTTGTCAGAATTTAGGATAGATGGTCACCCATCCATTTATGGGAGAAAAACACAATCCTCAAGAATTCAAGATTGTAGTCATTGGTGTCTTCCAGGGGTTCCAGATGTATGGAATGAGTTGTTATTTTTTCACTTACAAAATAGACGAGGGTGA
- the LOC11420993 gene encoding histone-lysine N-methyltransferase EZA1 isoform X1, whose translation MVSAAPSSASRLQAKHGGGATITRQTLTNKIHLVKKQIQNERAESIKEKLQKNRENLQSQISKAMLVISKNESLPIGGNILFSRMNRPPCTFYSPDHQVLGEEDRSNKPVRTIRMPSINRLPPYTSWIHLARNEKMTADQAVSRKRNVYYNHQEGETLVCSDSDEESNEDKEVERKFSQGEDRFIRTVFDEHGLTEEVLSIVKDVIGGTSSEIQERYKNIKEKDQNDEDRRESESQTDTFLNKSLSVSLDTFDNFYCRRCMIFDCPLHGCSQKIIYPAEKQPVWQEPEGPKEPCGEHCYLHNKDVTISNCMRGLNLDANNDEKNDMDERKSKHLSDSIEGQAEEESIPSDWKLLEKELYLKGIEMFGRNSCLIAKNILFMMKTCTEVARYMYAEESIPHGSMGENGQSNAMRIDNEMPSKSRSMSRKSKSKKFKYSSKSCGLPSKWKRRRNTDEKNKLEKHYTPCECEGACGKQCPCRLNGFCCEKYCGCSKLCKNRFGGCQCTKSQCRSRHCPCFAASRDCDPDVCRNCWVSCGDGGDGDLGESSYRGEDQCENMMILLRKQQKILWARSDVAGWGAFLKAPANKNDFLGEYTGEVISHIEADKRGKFYDRVDFSYLFNLNDTYCLDAFRKGNKLKFANHASKANCYGKIVFVNGDHHVAIFAKERIEAGEELFFDYGYDEDSRPPWLHRLLDDGSKEDDDATFSQAKAKKHCSR comes from the exons GAAAAGCTTCAGAAGAATAGAGAGAATCTTCAAAGTCAAATTTCTAAGGCCATGTTAGTAATATCAAAAAACGAATCACTACCAATTGGAGGAAATATTCTTTTTTCAAGAATGAATCGTCCACCGTGTACGTTCTATAGTCCCGATCATCAAGTTTTGGGAGAGGAAGACCGTAGCAACAAACCTGTGAGAACTATCAGGATGCCAAGCATCAACAGGTTACCTCCATATACGTCTTGGATACATTTAGCCAG aaatgaaaaaatgacTGCAGATCAGGCAGTTTCTAGAAAAAGAAATGTATATTATAATCATCAGGAAGGTGAAACATTAGTATGCAGTGATAGTGATGAAGAGTCAAACGAGGACAAGGAAGTTGAACGTAAATTTTCTCAGGGTGAAGACCGATTTATTAG GACGGTATTTGATGAACATGGTTTAACTGAGGAAGTGTTGAGTATTGTTAAGGATGTCATCGGAGGTACCAGTTCAGAAATTCAG GAGCGATATAAAAATATCAAggaaaaggaccaaaatgatgaAGATCGTAGAGAAAGTGAATCTCAGACTGATACATTTTTGAACAAAAGCTTGAGTGTCTCTTTAGATACTTTTGACAACTTTTACTGTCGTCGTTGCATG aTCTTTGATTGTCCTTTGCACGGTTGTTCTCAAAAGATAATATATCCT GCTGAAAAGCAACCAGTTTGGCAAGAACCTGAAGGTCCCAAAGAACCATGTGGTGAACATTGTTACCTTCATAATAAAGATGTTACAATTAGTAATTGTATGAGGGGCTTAAATTTGGATGCTAACaatgatgaaaaaaatgatatggATGAAAGAAAATCCAAGCACTTGTCTGACTCAATAGAAGGACAAGCTGAGGAGGAGTCTATTCCTTCGGATTggaaacttttggaaaaagaatTATACTTGAAGGGAATAGAAATGTTTGGGAGAAATAG TTGTCTTATAGCTAAGAACATACTTTTTATGATGAAGACTTGCACGGAAGTTGCTAGATACATGTATGCTGAAGAGTCAATCCCACATGGATCCATGGGCGAAAATGGACAATCAAATGCAATGCGCATT GACAATGAGATGCCATCAAAGTCAAGGTCGATGTCAAGAAAGAGCAAATCTAAGAAGTtcaaatattcttcaaaatcttgtgGACTTCCATCCAAatggaaaagaagaagaaataccGATGAGAAAAACAAACTGGAAAAGCACTATACACCTTGTGAATGTGAGGGGGCGTGTGGAAAGCAATGTCCATGTCGTCTTAATGGTTTTTGCTGTGAAAAATATTGTGG GTGTTCAAAGCTCTGTAAAAATCGATTTGGAGGATGTCAGTGTACTAAGAGTCAGTGTAGAAGTCGACACTGTCCATGTTTTGCAGCTTCAAGAGATTGTGACCCTGATGTATGTCGAAATTGTTGGGTTAG TTGTGGAGATGGTGGAGATGGTGATTTGGGAGAGTCGTCTTATCGTGGAGAGGATCAATGTGAAAACATGATGATTCTTTTAAGGAAACAGCAAaag ATTCTTTGGGCAAGGTCTGATGTTGCTGGATGGGGAGCTTTCTTAAAG GCCCCggcaaacaaaaatgattttttaggaGAGTACACTGGTGAAGTAATCTCTCATATAGAAGCTGATAAGCGTGGAAAATTTTATGATCGTGTAGACTTTTCGTACCTTTTTAACTTGAATGATACG TATTGTCTTGATGCTTTTCGCAAAGGGAACAAGTTGAAGTTTGCAAATCACGCATCAAAAGCGAATTGCTATGGAAAG ATTGTGTTTGTTAATGGGGATCATCATGTAGCAATATTTGCAAAGGAACGCATTGAAGCTGGGGAGGAGCTTTTCTTTGATTACGGGTATGATGAAGATAGTCGACCACCATGGCTTCATAGACTTCTAGATGATGGTTCCAAGGAAGATGATGATGCAACATTTTCTCAAGCAAAAGCCAAGAAACATTGCTCTCGCTGA
- the LOC11420993 gene encoding histone-lysine N-methyltransferase EZA1 isoform X2: protein MLVISKNESLPIGGNILFSRMNRPPCTFYSPDHQVLGEEDRSNKPVRTIRMPSINRLPPYTSWIHLARNEKMTADQAVSRKRNVYYNHQEGETLVCSDSDEESNEDKEVERKFSQGEDRFIRTVFDEHGLTEEVLSIVKDVIGGTSSEIQERYKNIKEKDQNDEDRRESESQTDTFLNKSLSVSLDTFDNFYCRRCMIFDCPLHGCSQKIIYPAEKQPVWQEPEGPKEPCGEHCYLHNKDVTISNCMRGLNLDANNDEKNDMDERKSKHLSDSIEGQAEEESIPSDWKLLEKELYLKGIEMFGRNSCLIAKNILFMMKTCTEVARYMYAEESIPHGSMGENGQSNAMRIDNEMPSKSRSMSRKSKSKKFKYSSKSCGLPSKWKRRRNTDEKNKLEKHYTPCECEGACGKQCPCRLNGFCCEKYCGCSKLCKNRFGGCQCTKSQCRSRHCPCFAASRDCDPDVCRNCWVSCGDGGDGDLGESSYRGEDQCENMMILLRKQQKILWARSDVAGWGAFLKAPANKNDFLGEYTGEVISHIEADKRGKFYDRVDFSYLFNLNDTYCLDAFRKGNKLKFANHASKANCYGKIVFVNGDHHVAIFAKERIEAGEELFFDYGYDEDSRPPWLHRLLDDGSKEDDDATFSQAKAKKHCSR, encoded by the exons ATGTTAGTAATATCAAAAAACGAATCACTACCAATTGGAGGAAATATTCTTTTTTCAAGAATGAATCGTCCACCGTGTACGTTCTATAGTCCCGATCATCAAGTTTTGGGAGAGGAAGACCGTAGCAACAAACCTGTGAGAACTATCAGGATGCCAAGCATCAACAGGTTACCTCCATATACGTCTTGGATACATTTAGCCAG aaatgaaaaaatgacTGCAGATCAGGCAGTTTCTAGAAAAAGAAATGTATATTATAATCATCAGGAAGGTGAAACATTAGTATGCAGTGATAGTGATGAAGAGTCAAACGAGGACAAGGAAGTTGAACGTAAATTTTCTCAGGGTGAAGACCGATTTATTAG GACGGTATTTGATGAACATGGTTTAACTGAGGAAGTGTTGAGTATTGTTAAGGATGTCATCGGAGGTACCAGTTCAGAAATTCAG GAGCGATATAAAAATATCAAggaaaaggaccaaaatgatgaAGATCGTAGAGAAAGTGAATCTCAGACTGATACATTTTTGAACAAAAGCTTGAGTGTCTCTTTAGATACTTTTGACAACTTTTACTGTCGTCGTTGCATG aTCTTTGATTGTCCTTTGCACGGTTGTTCTCAAAAGATAATATATCCT GCTGAAAAGCAACCAGTTTGGCAAGAACCTGAAGGTCCCAAAGAACCATGTGGTGAACATTGTTACCTTCATAATAAAGATGTTACAATTAGTAATTGTATGAGGGGCTTAAATTTGGATGCTAACaatgatgaaaaaaatgatatggATGAAAGAAAATCCAAGCACTTGTCTGACTCAATAGAAGGACAAGCTGAGGAGGAGTCTATTCCTTCGGATTggaaacttttggaaaaagaatTATACTTGAAGGGAATAGAAATGTTTGGGAGAAATAG TTGTCTTATAGCTAAGAACATACTTTTTATGATGAAGACTTGCACGGAAGTTGCTAGATACATGTATGCTGAAGAGTCAATCCCACATGGATCCATGGGCGAAAATGGACAATCAAATGCAATGCGCATT GACAATGAGATGCCATCAAAGTCAAGGTCGATGTCAAGAAAGAGCAAATCTAAGAAGTtcaaatattcttcaaaatcttgtgGACTTCCATCCAAatggaaaagaagaagaaataccGATGAGAAAAACAAACTGGAAAAGCACTATACACCTTGTGAATGTGAGGGGGCGTGTGGAAAGCAATGTCCATGTCGTCTTAATGGTTTTTGCTGTGAAAAATATTGTGG GTGTTCAAAGCTCTGTAAAAATCGATTTGGAGGATGTCAGTGTACTAAGAGTCAGTGTAGAAGTCGACACTGTCCATGTTTTGCAGCTTCAAGAGATTGTGACCCTGATGTATGTCGAAATTGTTGGGTTAG TTGTGGAGATGGTGGAGATGGTGATTTGGGAGAGTCGTCTTATCGTGGAGAGGATCAATGTGAAAACATGATGATTCTTTTAAGGAAACAGCAAaag ATTCTTTGGGCAAGGTCTGATGTTGCTGGATGGGGAGCTTTCTTAAAG GCCCCggcaaacaaaaatgattttttaggaGAGTACACTGGTGAAGTAATCTCTCATATAGAAGCTGATAAGCGTGGAAAATTTTATGATCGTGTAGACTTTTCGTACCTTTTTAACTTGAATGATACG TATTGTCTTGATGCTTTTCGCAAAGGGAACAAGTTGAAGTTTGCAAATCACGCATCAAAAGCGAATTGCTATGGAAAG ATTGTGTTTGTTAATGGGGATCATCATGTAGCAATATTTGCAAAGGAACGCATTGAAGCTGGGGAGGAGCTTTTCTTTGATTACGGGTATGATGAAGATAGTCGACCACCATGGCTTCATAGACTTCTAGATGATGGTTCCAAGGAAGATGATGATGCAACATTTTCTCAAGCAAAAGCCAAGAAACATTGCTCTCGCTGA